AATGAATCCCACCTTTGGTTTTCGATGCGCTTTTTCGATACGCTTCTATTGGTGGGTTTCGCTGCGCTCAACGCCACCCTACTTGAAACGCATCATTCATCCGAGCCGGGTAGGGTGGGCTCGTGAAGCAGCCCACCGCGAAAATATACATAACGAAACTTAGTTTCGCGCAGGGTGGCAAGCCAAGACGGCGCGTTAGCGCTAGGGGGGATCACGCAGGAGCGCGAGTATCTATACTCGCATCAGTGGATGCCGTTGTGGACAACGCCGCGCTCCCAGGAATACAGTGATGAAAACTCAATCCGCACAGTATTCTGACAATCACTATAAATAGTCAAGGAGGCGGCATCCGAAGACACCGCCTCCCACTCATCGTCCGCAACCCTGACTCAGGCCAAATCATACCGAAAGAATACGCCATGATTTGTCCGTCATCAAGACAATTAAGGTGAGTCCCAATCATTGGTTCTCACAAAGCGATCCGGTTATTTCGCCCCGACAGGGTCGCCGCTAAGCAACGAGATGTAAGGGCGGCTATTGCCAACCGGACCAATTTTTGAGAACCAAATAGATGAGAACCGAGTCTCAACTGCCGTTATGGTTGCTGGTCCAAATTCAATGAACTCAATGGAGAGAAAAACAGCCAACGCCTACGAGAACGAGGCCGATTGAGCAATGTTTATTCTCTCTGTGCACATTCTACTATCGGCATGCTTGCTACAATTCTTGACAGAAGAAATAGCTGTTAATAACCAAGGAGAAAATTTGTAAACTCGCTCCATGCACTTGATTTTTGGATAACGTAGCAAAAGTTAACACCCATTAAATGATATTCGCTGAGATATATCCAAACCGAAGCCTACTACTTAAGGCGTATAATTAGAACACGTTACGACACATTTTGTTTTCAGGAGCGATTTTATTCTACAAATAGGCCATTTTGGGGTCGCAACATTTTTTTGTACCTTTAAATAGACCATCCAATTTTTTGCCTGTGGATAAGTTGTTAATGTAATCTTGCCGAAAAACTCATTTCCTCAAACTTTTGTGTGGGTTAGGGCGATTCTATTCATTATGTCCGCATTGCTTTCCGGTACAACGAACATCTATAGATACAAGACACACAAGCGTCTGCATTTCCGTATAATGTGGTCGCCTGTGATTGACAGAGCCATATCAGAAAAATATAATGCGCATTCGTCTATTGCCCGGGTGGTGGAACCTGGTAGACACGTACGTTTGAGGGGCGTATGGCGTGAGCCGTGCGGGTTCAAATCCCGCCCCGGGCATAGAAACTCAAACGCAACGAGAATGCGTTCACTTGACAAGGTGAAACGGAACTCGATACAATTCATCCCCTAAGTCGGGGACTAATCGACAGAGCCACATCGAAAGGGAAAATTCATGCCCTGCGGTAAAAAGAAAAAACGCTTGAAAATCGCTACCCATAAGCGCAAAAAGAAGCGCCGTCAAAATCGGCACAAAAAGCGTAAAAGCTAGCTTCTAACTCCTGCGCGGCGGATATCCGCCGCGCAACTGACTACATCAATGGAAGGCGCTCTATGATGGATATCACAGAAGTTAAAGTTTACCCTGTCCGCAAACACGACGATAAACTCAAAGCGTTTGCGACAATCATATTGGATGATTGTTTTGTTATTCGTGACCTAAAAGTCATTAACGGCAATACAGGGCTTTTTGTGGCAATGCCCAGCCGCAAAAAAGCTGACGGAACCTACGCCGATATCGCCCACCCGCTGAACCAGGACACACGCCATAAAATGGAACAAACGGTTCTTGGCGAATACAACAAAGTCATGGAAGAATTAGAAGCCAATGGCGGCGAAAGCTTTGGCGACTATGACAACCGGGACGAAACCATCGGCGCGTAGTCAGCAAGAAGCGGTAATCCAAACGTAACTCGCCTAACAGCAGGTTGCTGGAAAAATCCGGCAGCCTGTTTTCGTTTGCCTATTGGTTTAGCGGGTTTTCTGCGCAACGCTCTCAAACCATTGGATGCCATGCGCAAACACCGAGTCTTTGTAGAGATGAATCTGCTGCACCATCTGGAAAAAGTCTGACGGCGCCTCAACAAAACGCGCCGATGGCTTACCGCCAAAGCGATGATACATTCGCTCAAACCCCGCAATATCGTCAGAGGCGTAAAATAAATCTCTCCACTGCTTTTCCTGCGACGCCAGCTGGTTCTGTTCGAGATAGTGCGCCACCTCGCGGGTCACTTCTTCGGCGGAATTGACCAGCGTGACCGAATCGCCCATTACCGTTTGAATGACATCAGCCAACAAGGGGAAATGAGTGCATCCCAAAATCAAGACATCAATATTTTCGTCGCGCAGGCCGGAGAGA
This Candidatus Hinthialibacter antarcticus DNA region includes the following protein-coding sequences:
- the spoVG gene encoding septation regulator SpoVG — encoded protein: MDITEVKVYPVRKHDDKLKAFATIILDDCFVIRDLKVINGNTGLFVAMPSRKKADGTYADIAHPLNQDTRHKMEQTVLGEYNKVMEELEANGGESFGDYDNRDETIGA